A part of Citrifermentans bremense genomic DNA contains:
- the rnr gene encoding ribonuclease R, with protein MRKGKDAVMRLLAKGEPVPYRQMLKALNISRRDRDQLDHQLDYLVESGEIVKMPGRIYALAGSGGSVRGKLSVHRDGYGFVMPEDGGEDLFVPARYLSEYMHGDIVEAQVVSTRRDGKREGRVTALVQRGVTEIVGRFEAIGKGGRVIPDDPKLGRDLFVTPGAAGGASKAKDGQIVLAQITAYPAGARPLEGRITEVLGEANDPEVEALTVIKKYELPYVFDDKVMEEARKQPQQVTEEALSGRTDLRERLTVTIDGETARDFDDAVSVAREGERIRLWVSIADVSHYVTEGSRLDTEAYLRGTSVYFPDRCIPMLPEELSNGICSLNPQVDRLTMTAEMLFDASGERVDARFYTSVIKSAARLTYTTVKRVLVDQDPEATAQNAHLVGDLKVMEELSLRLNGLRRRRGSIDFDLPEPQIILDLQGETTAIVRAERNLAHRIIEEFMLAANEAVAGFLENTPVPSLYRVHENPDPLKLQDLAEFVFGFGYTLKLQEEKVNPLELQKLLGEVEGKPEERLINEVLLRCMKQARYSAENLGHYGLAAESYTHFTSPIRRYPDLVVHRILKRVLSGKMKQVDKDRLEARLPETAAHTSKRERVAMEAEREMVDLKKMQFMRDKVGEEYDGYITGVAPFGLFVELVELFVEGMIPVATLPMDYYVHLEKSHALVGERTRAMYRIADKIRVKVASVNEARKQVEFSLVGTLEKRPIEPIQDVRNSYERIPVKGKRPKPRRR; from the coding sequence ATGCGCAAGGGTAAGGACGCGGTGATGAGGCTTCTGGCCAAGGGGGAGCCTGTACCGTACCGGCAGATGCTGAAGGCTCTCAACATATCCCGGCGCGACCGTGACCAGCTGGACCACCAGCTGGACTACCTGGTCGAATCCGGCGAGATCGTCAAGATGCCCGGCCGCATCTACGCGCTCGCCGGCTCCGGCGGGAGCGTGCGCGGCAAACTCTCGGTCCACCGCGACGGCTACGGCTTCGTCATGCCGGAAGACGGGGGTGAGGATCTCTTCGTGCCGGCGCGCTACCTCTCGGAGTACATGCACGGCGACATCGTGGAGGCCCAGGTGGTCTCGACGCGCCGCGACGGCAAAAGGGAGGGGAGGGTGACCGCCCTGGTGCAAAGGGGGGTCACCGAGATCGTCGGGCGCTTCGAGGCGATCGGCAAGGGGGGACGGGTGATCCCCGACGACCCGAAGCTCGGGCGGGATCTCTTCGTTACCCCGGGGGCTGCCGGAGGGGCGTCGAAGGCCAAGGACGGGCAGATCGTCCTGGCGCAGATCACCGCCTACCCCGCGGGCGCGCGTCCCTTGGAGGGGAGGATAACCGAGGTCCTGGGCGAGGCGAACGACCCCGAGGTAGAGGCGCTCACCGTGATCAAGAAGTACGAGCTCCCCTACGTCTTCGACGATAAGGTGATGGAGGAGGCGCGGAAACAGCCGCAGCAGGTGACCGAGGAGGCGCTCTCCGGCCGCACCGACCTGCGCGAAAGGCTCACCGTAACGATCGACGGCGAGACGGCGCGCGATTTCGACGACGCAGTTTCGGTCGCACGCGAAGGGGAGAGGATCCGGCTCTGGGTCTCCATCGCCGACGTCTCCCACTACGTCACCGAAGGCTCGAGGCTCGATACCGAGGCCTACCTCAGGGGGACCTCGGTCTATTTCCCGGACCGCTGCATCCCCATGCTGCCGGAGGAGCTCTCCAACGGCATCTGCTCGCTGAACCCGCAGGTGGACCGCCTCACCATGACGGCCGAGATGCTCTTCGACGCCTCGGGCGAGCGGGTCGACGCCCGCTTCTACACGAGCGTGATCAAGAGCGCCGCGCGCCTCACCTATACCACCGTCAAGCGGGTCCTCGTGGATCAAGACCCCGAGGCGACAGCGCAAAACGCGCATCTGGTGGGGGACTTGAAGGTCATGGAGGAGCTCTCGCTCAGGCTGAACGGGCTGCGCCGCCGCAGGGGGAGCATCGACTTCGACCTCCCCGAGCCCCAGATCATCCTCGACCTGCAGGGGGAGACCACGGCCATCGTGAGAGCCGAGAGAAACCTCGCCCACCGGATCATCGAGGAGTTCATGCTCGCCGCCAACGAGGCGGTGGCCGGTTTCCTGGAGAACACGCCGGTCCCCTCGCTTTACCGGGTGCACGAAAACCCGGACCCGCTTAAACTCCAGGACCTCGCCGAGTTCGTCTTCGGCTTCGGCTATACCCTGAAGCTGCAGGAGGAAAAGGTGAACCCGCTGGAGCTGCAGAAGCTCCTGGGCGAGGTGGAGGGGAAACCGGAGGAGCGCCTCATCAACGAAGTCCTCTTGCGCTGCATGAAGCAGGCGCGCTACAGCGCCGAGAACCTCGGGCACTACGGCCTTGCGGCCGAAAGCTACACCCACTTCACCTCCCCCATCCGGCGCTACCCAGACCTCGTGGTGCACCGCATCCTGAAACGGGTGCTCTCCGGGAAGATGAAACAGGTGGACAAGGACCGGCTCGAGGCGAGGCTCCCGGAGACCGCGGCGCATACCAGCAAGAGGGAACGGGTCGCCATGGAGGCCGAGCGCGAGATGGTGGACCTGAAGAAGATGCAGTTCATGCGCGACAAGGTCGGCGAGGAGTACGACGGCTACATCACCGGCGTCGCCCCCTTCGGCCTGTTCGTGGAGCTGGTGGAGCTTTTCGTGGAGGGGATGATCCCGGTCGCCACGCTCCCGATGGACTACTACGTGCATCTGGAGAAGAGCCATGCCCTGGTGGGGGAGAGGACCCGCGCCATGTACCGTATCGCGGACAAGATCAGGGTCAAGGTCGCCTCCGTGAACGAGGCGCGCAAGCAGGTGGAGTTCTCGCTGGTGGGGACCCTGGAAAAGCGCCCCATAGAGCCGATTCAAGACGTCAGGAACAGCTACGAGCGGATACCGGTCAAGGGGAAGCGCCCCAAGCCCCGGCGGCGCTGA
- the tatC gene encoding twin-arginine translocase subunit TatC: MVEEKVLPFMEHLVELRKRLIVCVVAIVIGMGVAWNFSTDLLKFVEQPLTGKTYLTDIKISLYEKVKERYPQAYQQFKLGEQHDVAQKPRMLNYSAPLEPFFVQCKISMLAGFVIVLPVLFHQFWLFVAPGLTRKERRLVVPFVTTASLAFCVGAMFFLVIIWPVIINFSLSYEATGLQSWYNISAYINFCLRLILMFGLIFELPILALLLARFGIINYRMLATRRKYALLASAIVAAFHADLITMFVIMIPLYFMYEVSVWVALIFGKKKAPQVEAEPAEA, translated from the coding sequence ATGGTTGAAGAAAAAGTTCTGCCGTTCATGGAACACCTGGTCGAACTCAGGAAGCGGCTCATCGTCTGCGTGGTCGCCATCGTGATCGGCATGGGGGTCGCCTGGAACTTCTCCACCGACCTCTTGAAGTTCGTCGAACAGCCCCTGACCGGCAAAACCTACCTGACCGACATAAAGATCAGCCTCTACGAGAAGGTCAAGGAGCGCTACCCCCAGGCTTACCAGCAGTTCAAGCTGGGCGAGCAGCACGACGTGGCGCAGAAGCCGCGCATGCTGAACTACAGCGCCCCCCTGGAGCCGTTCTTCGTCCAGTGCAAGATCTCCATGCTGGCCGGGTTCGTCATCGTGCTCCCGGTCCTCTTCCACCAGTTCTGGCTCTTCGTGGCGCCGGGGCTTACCCGCAAGGAAAGGCGGCTGGTGGTCCCCTTCGTCACCACGGCGTCCCTGGCCTTCTGCGTCGGCGCCATGTTCTTCCTGGTCATCATCTGGCCGGTGATCATCAACTTCTCGCTCTCCTACGAGGCGACCGGGCTGCAGAGCTGGTACAACATCTCGGCCTACATCAATTTCTGCCTGCGCCTCATCCTGATGTTCGGGCTGATCTTCGAACTCCCTATCCTCGCGCTGCTTCTGGCGCGCTTTGGCATCATCAACTACAGGATGCTGGCCACGCGCAGGAAGTACGCCCTTTTGGCGAGCGCCATCGTCGCCGCCTTCCATGCCGACCTCATCACCATGTTCGTGATCATGATCCCTCTGTACTTCATGTACGAGGTAAGTGTCTGGGTGGCCCTCATCTTCGGGAAGAAGAAGGCGCCGCAGGTGGAGGCGGAACCGGCTGAGGCTTAA
- a CDS encoding lytic transglycosylase domain-containing protein has translation MFNRTAIAAAAVLLLTALPASAVTFKPADEALASAASRMQAKDYRAAREAALKVNDRGVRSFMAGFAAARLELWEEAAAQLATAADDYPILSDYALYYQGLSLAKLERHDEALTPLYRLLKQHPDSRLVRPALILYADTLAAAGHYSEAQQSYSSFVERYPSGNDSISALYGSGLCKEKLGDAAGAAAMLRRVYLNYPASPFSDKSARELQRLGSAGTKIEPYTSAELLKRGGTLYGLGRYLQAAEAYAGIPLAGESPEFVAKLKLKKGQALYKARRYQQAQATFSNISGARHEPDLWLARTLDKTGEQDEAFKLYMQLAQDRECGDVSHEALLEAAYLKRFQRKWSEAQPLFQQYLAAVHQKPSSVLWEAAWASYQSRNYDAAAAQFKKLSERDDLREKALYWLGKALSATGDTKGAQEAYAILAAEFPLGYYALISNNHAGEELPLPPKSIMDALPMPSGFEREKALISLGLYDEAVKELSISRKNRSAAGVARLYLEMENFNGAYHAMSKEKPKRGDKDNATTWGVTYPLAFKEDVARHAAANAVPESLVYAVMRQESNYFPAALSPVGAVGLMQIMPATAEAMSKGDSKRLTTPELNIRLGTRHLKDLLQSYDRNLTLAIAAYNAGSGNVNRWQKGYGHLPQDEFVESIPFKETREYVKKVVTGMEIYQRLYRLPPFQQPELQKKVRPAGEQPGEQKVAQAVPIP, from the coding sequence ATGTTTAACCGCACCGCCATTGCAGCAGCCGCAGTTCTTCTCTTAACCGCCCTTCCCGCCTCAGCAGTGACCTTCAAGCCTGCCGACGAAGCACTGGCAAGCGCCGCCTCCCGCATGCAGGCCAAGGATTACCGCGCCGCGAGAGAAGCCGCGTTGAAAGTAAACGACAGGGGGGTCCGCAGCTTCATGGCCGGTTTCGCGGCGGCTCGCCTGGAGCTGTGGGAAGAGGCGGCGGCCCAGCTTGCCACCGCGGCGGACGACTACCCGATCCTCTCGGACTACGCGCTCTACTACCAGGGGCTCTCCCTAGCCAAGCTGGAGCGGCACGACGAGGCCCTCACCCCCTTGTACCGGCTCCTCAAGCAGCACCCCGACAGCCGTCTGGTGCGTCCCGCCCTGATCCTGTACGCTGACACCCTCGCGGCGGCTGGCCATTACAGTGAGGCGCAGCAGAGCTACTCCAGCTTCGTCGAACGCTACCCGTCCGGCAACGACTCCATCTCAGCGCTCTACGGCTCCGGCCTTTGCAAGGAGAAGCTCGGCGACGCAGCCGGGGCTGCTGCCATGCTACGCCGCGTCTATCTCAACTACCCCGCGTCGCCTTTTTCGGACAAATCCGCCCGCGAGCTGCAGCGGCTTGGCAGCGCCGGGACCAAGATCGAACCCTACACCAGCGCCGAGCTCCTAAAGCGCGGCGGCACCCTGTACGGACTGGGGCGCTACCTGCAGGCGGCAGAGGCCTACGCCGGGATACCTCTGGCAGGGGAGAGCCCTGAATTCGTCGCCAAGCTCAAGCTGAAGAAGGGACAGGCGCTCTACAAGGCAAGGCGCTACCAGCAGGCGCAGGCAACCTTTTCCAACATCTCCGGCGCCCGCCACGAGCCTGACCTCTGGCTGGCGCGGACCCTGGACAAGACCGGGGAGCAGGATGAGGCGTTCAAGCTCTACATGCAGCTGGCGCAGGACCGCGAATGCGGCGACGTCTCGCATGAGGCGCTTTTGGAGGCGGCGTACCTGAAAAGGTTCCAGCGGAAATGGAGCGAGGCCCAGCCGCTTTTCCAGCAGTACCTGGCAGCCGTCCACCAGAAGCCTTCCAGCGTGCTCTGGGAAGCTGCCTGGGCCAGCTACCAGTCCCGCAACTACGACGCCGCCGCCGCGCAATTCAAAAAGCTCAGCGAGCGCGACGACCTGCGGGAAAAGGCTCTTTACTGGCTGGGCAAGGCCCTCTCAGCCACCGGCGACACCAAAGGCGCCCAGGAAGCATACGCGATCCTGGCCGCGGAATTCCCGCTGGGGTACTACGCCCTGATCAGCAACAACCACGCGGGCGAAGAGCTGCCGCTACCGCCGAAGAGCATCATGGACGCCCTCCCCATGCCTTCCGGGTTCGAGCGTGAGAAGGCGCTTATTTCGCTGGGACTCTACGACGAGGCGGTCAAGGAGCTTTCGATCAGCAGGAAGAACAGGAGCGCGGCGGGGGTCGCCCGACTCTACCTGGAGATGGAGAACTTCAACGGCGCCTACCACGCCATGTCCAAGGAGAAGCCAAAGCGAGGCGACAAGGACAACGCCACCACCTGGGGGGTCACCTATCCGCTTGCATTCAAAGAGGATGTTGCGCGCCACGCCGCCGCCAACGCCGTACCGGAAAGCCTCGTTTACGCCGTGATGCGCCAGGAGAGCAACTACTTCCCGGCGGCCCTGTCGCCCGTCGGCGCCGTGGGGCTGATGCAGATCATGCCCGCCACCGCAGAAGCGATGTCGAAGGGGGACTCCAAGCGGCTGACCACCCCGGAGCTGAACATAAGGCTCGGCACGCGGCACCTCAAAGACCTGCTGCAAAGCTACGACCGCAACCTCACCCTCGCGATCGCCGCCTACAACGCCGGGTCAGGCAACGTGAACAGATGGCAGAAAGGGTATGGCCACCTGCCGCAGGACGAATTCGTGGAGAGCATCCCCTTCAAGGAAACGCGCGAGTATGTGAAGAAAGTGGTGACTGGCATGGAGATCTACCAGCGGCTGTACCGCCTTCCCCCATTCCAGCAGCCGGAATTACAGAAGAAGGTGCGGCCGGCAGGCGAACAGCCCGGCGAGCAGAAAGTGGCGCAGGCCGTACCGATACCGTAG